TTGTTGATCGCGGCCAGGCCGTTGCCGCGGACGTCACCGATGAGGAGCCGCGTGCTGCCGTGGGCGGTTCGGGCGGCGGCGTACAAGTCCCCGCCCAGGTCGGCCTCTTCCGCGGCGGGGATGTACATCCCGGCGATGCGCAGCGGGCCGGCGTGTGTGGGCAGCGGCTGCAACAACACACCCTGCGCGACCGCGGCCACCGATCGCACCTGCTCCAGCTGGCGCTCGCTGCGGTCGCGCACCACGCAGATGAAGACGCATACGACGGAGACGACGATCAGGGCGGCGATCTGGGCCTGGATGTTGGCGGTGGCCAGGTCTCCTCGGATCGCGCCGATCAGCACCTGGGCGGCCACTGCGAGGCCTCCCATGAGCGCCGTCATCCGGGCTCCGGCGAACGCGACCGTGATCGCGGGCGCTGCCACCAGTAGCGGACCGAGATGGATGTGCTCGGGACTCAGTACATCCACCACACAGACCGCGATGATCAGTCCCACGGGGATCGCCACCAGGGCCGGTGCGTGCCCCGGCCGCCAAGAACGTCGCGGGTCCGGTCCCGGTCGAAAGGTCATGAACCAAAGCTCCCACCTGCCTGGCATTCAAGGACGTGCGCCGCTCCGAGGACCGGTTCGATCACCCTGAGACGCAGGCCGGCCGGGCCGCACAGTCGCAACGCGGGGACGGCGAGCGGCGTGCGCTGGCCCGGCGGCCGGCCCCTCTGCGGAAGACCTTCTCCGTAAGAGGCTGGTCAAGTGCGTCGGGCAGCGGTCCGTCTACAGGTGAGCACGCGGGTCGGCGAGGAAACGGACAACGCAACGGCGCCGCCTCCCCGTGGGACCGGGAGGGCAGCGCCGCGCTGGTATCCGACGGAGTTACACCAGCCAGCCGACGAAGTGGACGAGGCCGGCGAGGATGTCGGTGAGCAGGTTCATGGTGAAACGATCTCCTTGCGATGATGCATGTGTGTGGGACCAACACCCCGGTCCTGTATGGGACAGGGACCAGGTGCGCATCAGCTACGTTCTGCAGCACGTCGCTTGCACTCCGTAAGCATCGGTGTTCGTGCAGGCCTCACGCAATTTCTGACGCCACGATCACCTGTTCGTGCGAACAACTGCGCGCCTGTTCGTATCGGAGCCTCTTCACCATGCCGAAGCGGCCGTGCCACACGCTTGATGAGGGGGATGGAGACGCCCCAACGGAACAGACACGCACCAGGGTGAGAAATACTCTTCCGATGAGGTCACGTACTTTCCCGACCAGCCAACCGATCACGATTCGGAGGGCTGTCGCACGGGATGCCAAACGACTCACCCGGATCGTGCGTGGCTCAAGCGCCTACCAGGGGGAGTACGCAGGCGCAGTCGCGGGCTATCGAGTCGGTCCCGATTACATCGAGGCCCACCGCGTCTTCGTGGCCGTCTCCACCGACGAGGACGAGGGAGGCCGGGTCCTCGGGTTCTACTCGCTCGTCCTTGCTCCGCCGGAGCTCGACTTGTTGTTCGTCGCCGACGAGGCGCAGGGGCGGGGTATTGGAAGGCGGCTCATCGAGCACATGAAGAACGAGGCTCGTGCCGCCGGGCTAGACCGCCTCAAGGTTGTGTCGCATCATCCCGCCGAGGACTTCTATCACCGCGTCGGCGCGGTCCGGACCGGGACTGTGCTCGCGAATCCGCCCGCCGTTCCGTGGGACCGTGCAGAGTTCGAGTTTCGCATTCCCTCGGAATGACGCTGTCTGATCGCGGGGGACTGGCCTCGCCTACAAGGGGCAGCGCAGGTCAGGCTGTACGGGACAGGCTATGCCTCAACGGACTGCCCGCCGAGGTGACCCGGATTCTCGCGGCGCTGCGCACCGCGCTCGCCGGCGCGCACGTGAAGGACCTCGGCGACCTCCACCCCCCGCTCACCGAGCTGGCCGCGGCCGGACTGCAGACGCCCGACATCGCCGAAGGCCACCGCCTCGCCGCCGTCCTGCGCGCCTACGTCGCTCCCGCTCCGGCGGGCGCCTCCGAAGCACCTTCGGTGGCTGCTCCCGCTCCGGCGGCCGCAGCCGACGCCCGAGTTGCCGAGGACGCCGACGAGGAGCGCCGGGATGACGACGACGGGCTGGTCCCGGGGGATG
The window above is part of the Streptomyces sp. NBC_01428 genome. Proteins encoded here:
- a CDS encoding PP2C family protein-serine/threonine phosphatase; the encoded protein is MTFRPGPDPRRSWRPGHAPALVAIPVGLIIAVCVVDVLSPEHIHLGPLLVAAPAITVAFAGARMTALMGGLAVAAQVLIGAIRGDLATANIQAQIAALIVVSVVCVFICVVRDRSERQLEQVRSVAAVAQGVLLQPLPTHAGPLRIAGMYIPAAEEADLGGDLYAAARTAHGSTRLLIGDVRGNGLAAINNSALLLGAFRAAAHRQATLPQLAVHLDAAFRWDAGQWRAHEDPDTNEDFATATLLDIPDDEPVVHVITCGHPPPLLLRGGHLTPLTTEASHLPIGFGATFGITSYEIQTFPFAVDDLLLLYTDGVIEARNTVGHFYPFAERAPRWTGNEPDQLLRHLRDDLRAHVHGHLNDDAAVVAIRRTIN
- a CDS encoding GNAT family N-acetyltransferase, with translation MRSRTFPTSQPITIRRAVARDAKRLTRIVRGSSAYQGEYAGAVAGYRVGPDYIEAHRVFVAVSTDEDEGGRVLGFYSLVLAPPELDLLFVADEAQGRGIGRRLIEHMKNEARAAGLDRLKVVSHHPAEDFYHRVGAVRTGTVLANPPAVPWDRAEFEFRIPSE